The following proteins come from a genomic window of Actinacidiphila yeochonensis CN732:
- a CDS encoding carbohydrate kinase family protein has translation MDDQPVLDPLRNLRAPGDPATDVYLTGTVFLDIIFTGLDRAPVRGTETWARGMGSSPGGIANMATALARLGLRTTLAAAFGDDMYGDYCWDSLQTGEGIDLTPSRRIPGWHSPVTVSMAYEGERTMVSHGHQAPPPHDAVPHCPPPARAAVASLGRAREEETGTQGWIAEAAAGGTKVFADVGWDDTGRWDPADLDGLRHCAAFLPNADEAVRYTRADDPRQAARRLAERVPLAVVTLGERGAVAVDSGTGETAEVPALAVDALDPTGAGDVFVAGFTTGTLAEWPLADRLAFASLCAALSVQEFGGSLSAPGWIEIAGWWEQAKAYAGQSPEHREPLRRYGFLEDLLPAATRPWPLRRAVPTIGFRAAPQQPSGRDAAAAAEGSGSAGSREP, from the coding sequence ATGGACGACCAGCCCGTTCTCGACCCCCTCCGGAACCTGCGCGCGCCGGGCGACCCGGCGACCGACGTCTACCTCACCGGCACCGTCTTCCTCGACATCATCTTCACCGGCCTCGACCGCGCCCCGGTGCGCGGCACCGAGACATGGGCCCGCGGCATGGGCTCCAGCCCCGGCGGCATCGCCAACATGGCCACCGCCCTCGCCCGGTTGGGCCTGCGCACCACCCTGGCCGCCGCCTTCGGCGACGACATGTACGGCGACTACTGCTGGGACAGCCTCCAGACGGGTGAGGGCATCGACCTCACCCCGTCCCGCCGCATCCCCGGCTGGCACTCCCCGGTGACCGTCTCCATGGCCTACGAGGGCGAGCGGACCATGGTCAGCCACGGCCACCAGGCGCCGCCCCCGCACGACGCCGTGCCGCACTGCCCGCCGCCGGCCCGCGCCGCCGTCGCCTCGCTGGGCCGCGCCCGCGAGGAGGAGACCGGCACCCAGGGCTGGATCGCCGAGGCCGCCGCCGGCGGCACCAAGGTCTTCGCCGACGTCGGCTGGGACGACACCGGCCGTTGGGACCCCGCCGACCTCGACGGCCTGCGGCACTGCGCCGCCTTCCTGCCCAACGCCGACGAGGCCGTCCGCTACACCCGCGCCGACGACCCCCGGCAGGCCGCCCGCCGCCTGGCCGAGCGGGTCCCGCTGGCGGTCGTCACCCTGGGGGAGCGCGGCGCCGTCGCGGTGGACTCCGGCACCGGCGAGACCGCCGAGGTGCCCGCCCTCGCGGTGGACGCCCTGGACCCCACCGGCGCCGGCGACGTCTTCGTGGCCGGCTTCACCACCGGCACCCTGGCCGAGTGGCCGCTGGCCGACCGGCTGGCCTTCGCCTCGCTGTGCGCGGCCCTGTCGGTGCAGGAGTTCGGCGGTTCGCTCTCCGCGCCCGGCTGGATCGAGATCGCCGGCTGGTGGGAGCAGGCCAAGGCGTACGCCGGCCAGTCCCCGGAGCACCGCGAGCCGCTGCGCCGGTACGGCTTCCTGGAGGACCTGCTGCCGGCCGCCACCCGCCCGTGGCCGCTGCGCCGGGCGGTGCCCACCATCGGCTTCCGCGCCGCCCCGCAGCAGCCCTCCGGACGGGACGCGGCGGCCGCCGCCGAGGGGTCCGGGTCCGCCGGGAGCCGGGAGCCGTAA